In Triticum aestivum cultivar Chinese Spring chromosome 5B, IWGSC CS RefSeq v2.1, whole genome shotgun sequence, the following proteins share a genomic window:
- the LOC123110557 gene encoding B3 domain-containing protein_Os12g40080 isoform X1 codes for MYALLLWAWASLALWLLLCRSTGSWQRILITFVMAPDQDHEQGNRSGHSISSKSFQRCEGCDAHYYWCHMDDTQKYFFKCMVGNFQEKMAIPQKFVQNFKGQISEVIKLEAPDGNIYDVQAIKDLNKIVLASGWGVFVSFYGLKAGYFLVFRYIGNSHFKVLIFDFGSCCEKEVFHVLMKCGPNAQEKDTRLDRSLLSGRRYQNGGSSNGESHRRCEHCDVHFYWHHMDDRQKHFLRLMVGDFRHEMNIPEKFVNNFRGRIPKVMKLEAPDGNVYNIQVTNDLNKITLRSGWAAFASACELKEHDLLVFSYTGNSHFKVLIFDPSGCEKQLFRIVMNPAPNVQENGISHDQLFQKETKRRDGGSRDNNPRKTKKMTPLDSPSPGSAEGVTSPDDTMNAGGPPETTEPCFVLAMGCNLTTAQKAQIDALVKKVRPVIPFYITAMNKTSMSGPLVICKDYAAKYLPHEDQFITLCHPRKSNIWLDNLKVTTDGSGMLSAGWSSFALHNELRESDVCVFEVSKSAGEMTMVVHSLEGGHHLQGKEPESQNKCDYPVKGKAIKEAESDHKHAESKSNYYYSKYAKGLTGEELEEIFRSALIQQGNVVYVTILGKNQVRIKNNLLTFPGKFAAKHLVERSHDILLLRPNRSETWCARYYYHPKEQGFSYSSWTKFVRDNKLCKGHVCVFELMKGVSKATMIVHVFTKVDGRFVLLD; via the exons ATGTATGCCCTTTTGCTCTGGGCTTGGGCATCCTTGGCATTGTGGCTGCTTCTCTGCAGAAGTACTGGCTCTTGGCAAAG AATTTTAATTACATTTGTCATGGCGCCGGATCAAGACCATGAGCAAGGTAACAGGAGTGGTCACAGCATCAGCAGCAAATCCTTTCAAAGATGTGAGGGCTGCGATGCACATTACTATTGGTGTCATATGGATGATACCCAGAAGTACTTCTTCAAGTGCATGGTTGGCAATTTCCAAGAAAAAATG GCCATTCCACAGAAGTTTGTGCAGAATTTTAAAGGTCAGATTTCTGAAGTTATCAAGCTAGAAGCACCTGATGGAAACATATACGATGTTCAGGCTATCAAGGATCTAAACAAGATAGTTCTCGCGTCTGGATGGGGGGTATTTGTCAGCTTTTACGGACTAAAAGCGGGCTACTTCCTGGTCTTCAGGTACATTGGGAATTCTCACTTCAAAGTTCTGATATTTGATTTTGGAAGTTGCTGTGAGAAGGAAGTGTTCCACGTTCTCATGAAGTGCGGTCCTAATGCCCAAGAAAAAGACACACGTCTTGATCGATCGCTGCTGAGCGGAAGACGATACCAGAATGGTGGATCAAGCAACGGTGAGTCCCACCGAAGGTGCGAGCACTGCGATGTGCATTTCTATTGGCATCACATGGATGATAGGCAGAAACATTTCTTGAGGCTCATGGTTGGCGATTTCCGTCACGAAATG AACATACCAgagaaatttgtgaacaatttcagAGGCAGGATCCCTAAAGTTATGAAGCTAGAAGCTCCTGATGGAAATGTATACAACATTCAGGTTACCAATGATCTGAACAAGATAACCCTTAGATCTGGATGGGCAGCATTTGCCAGTGCTTGTGAACTAAAAGAGCATGACTTGCTGGTGTTCAGTTACACTGGAAACTCTCACTTTAAAGTCCTAATATTTGACCCAAGTGGTTGTGAGAAACAATTATTCCGCATTGTCATGAACCCCGCTCCTAATGTACAAGAAAATGGTATATCTCATGATCAGTTATTCCAGAAGGAAACAAAGCGTCGAGACGGCGGATCTCGTGATAACAACCCTAGGAAAACTAAAAAGATGACTCCTCTGGACTCTCCTTCACCGGGATCAG CTGAAGGTGTAACATCTCCAGACGACACCATGAATGCAGGCGGCCCTCCAGAAACTACCGAGCCTTGTTTTGTCCTAGCAATGGGGTGCAATCTGACTACAGCGCAGAAGGCACAAATCGACGCACTCGTGAAGAAAGTTAGGCCTGTAATTCCATTTTACATCACAGCCATGAACAAGACAAGTATGTCTGGACCTCTG GTCATCTGCAAGGATTATGCTGCCAAATACCTTCCACATGAAGACCAATTCATCACACTCTGCCATCCTCGTAAGAGCAACATATGGTTAGACAATTTGAAGGTTACCACTGATGGTTCAGGCATGCTTTCTGCTGGCTGGTCAAGCTTCGCTCTCCACAATGAGTTGCGGGAAAGTGATGTTTGTGTATTCGAAGTATCAAAAAGCGCTGGTGAAATGACAATGGTTGTTCATTCTCTTGAAGGAGGCCATCACCTACAAG GGAAAGAGCCCGAATCTCAAAACAAGTGCGATTATCCTGTTAAGGGCAAGGCGATCAAGGAAGCTGAGAGTGACCATAAACATGCTGAGTCCAAGTCCAACTACTACTACTCAAAGTATGCCAAGGGCCTGACTGGCGAGGAGCTAGAGGAGATATTCAGGTCAGCGTTGATCCAACAGGGCAATGTGGTATACGTCACCATCCTGGGGAAGAATCAAGTTAGAATCAAGAACAACTTGCTG ACCTTCCCCGGGAAGTTTGCAGCTAAGCATCTCGTGGAGAGGTCGCATGACATCCTGCTCCTGAGGCCCAACCGGAGTGAGACGTGGTGTGCGAGATACTACTACCACCCGAAAGAACAGGGTTTCAGCTACAGTTCCTGGACCAAGTTCGTCCGAGACAACAAGCTGTGCAAGGGCCACGTCTGCGTCTTCGAGCTGATGAAGGGCGTGAGTAAGGCGACAATGATTGTCCACGTGTTCACAAAGGTCGATGGCAGGTTCGTTCTGCTAGACTAA
- the LOC123110557 gene encoding B3 domain-containing protein_Os12g40080 isoform X2 — MAPDQDHEQGNRSGHSISSKSFQRCEGCDAHYYWCHMDDTQKYFFKCMVGNFQEKMAIPQKFVQNFKGQISEVIKLEAPDGNIYDVQAIKDLNKIVLASGWGVFVSFYGLKAGYFLVFRYIGNSHFKVLIFDFGSCCEKEVFHVLMKCGPNAQEKDTRLDRSLLSGRRYQNGGSSNGESHRRCEHCDVHFYWHHMDDRQKHFLRLMVGDFRHEMNIPEKFVNNFRGRIPKVMKLEAPDGNVYNIQVTNDLNKITLRSGWAAFASACELKEHDLLVFSYTGNSHFKVLIFDPSGCEKQLFRIVMNPAPNVQENGISHDQLFQKETKRRDGGSRDNNPRKTKKMTPLDSPSPGSAEGVTSPDDTMNAGGPPETTEPCFVLAMGCNLTTAQKAQIDALVKKVRPVIPFYITAMNKTSMSGPLVICKDYAAKYLPHEDQFITLCHPRKSNIWLDNLKVTTDGSGMLSAGWSSFALHNELRESDVCVFEVSKSAGEMTMVVHSLEGGHHLQGKEPESQNKCDYPVKGKAIKEAESDHKHAESKSNYYYSKYAKGLTGEELEEIFRSALIQQGNVVYVTILGKNQVRIKNNLLTFPGKFAAKHLVERSHDILLLRPNRSETWCARYYYHPKEQGFSYSSWTKFVRDNKLCKGHVCVFELMKGVSKATMIVHVFTKVDGRFVLLD, encoded by the exons ATGGCGCCGGATCAAGACCATGAGCAAGGTAACAGGAGTGGTCACAGCATCAGCAGCAAATCCTTTCAAAGATGTGAGGGCTGCGATGCACATTACTATTGGTGTCATATGGATGATACCCAGAAGTACTTCTTCAAGTGCATGGTTGGCAATTTCCAAGAAAAAATG GCCATTCCACAGAAGTTTGTGCAGAATTTTAAAGGTCAGATTTCTGAAGTTATCAAGCTAGAAGCACCTGATGGAAACATATACGATGTTCAGGCTATCAAGGATCTAAACAAGATAGTTCTCGCGTCTGGATGGGGGGTATTTGTCAGCTTTTACGGACTAAAAGCGGGCTACTTCCTGGTCTTCAGGTACATTGGGAATTCTCACTTCAAAGTTCTGATATTTGATTTTGGAAGTTGCTGTGAGAAGGAAGTGTTCCACGTTCTCATGAAGTGCGGTCCTAATGCCCAAGAAAAAGACACACGTCTTGATCGATCGCTGCTGAGCGGAAGACGATACCAGAATGGTGGATCAAGCAACGGTGAGTCCCACCGAAGGTGCGAGCACTGCGATGTGCATTTCTATTGGCATCACATGGATGATAGGCAGAAACATTTCTTGAGGCTCATGGTTGGCGATTTCCGTCACGAAATG AACATACCAgagaaatttgtgaacaatttcagAGGCAGGATCCCTAAAGTTATGAAGCTAGAAGCTCCTGATGGAAATGTATACAACATTCAGGTTACCAATGATCTGAACAAGATAACCCTTAGATCTGGATGGGCAGCATTTGCCAGTGCTTGTGAACTAAAAGAGCATGACTTGCTGGTGTTCAGTTACACTGGAAACTCTCACTTTAAAGTCCTAATATTTGACCCAAGTGGTTGTGAGAAACAATTATTCCGCATTGTCATGAACCCCGCTCCTAATGTACAAGAAAATGGTATATCTCATGATCAGTTATTCCAGAAGGAAACAAAGCGTCGAGACGGCGGATCTCGTGATAACAACCCTAGGAAAACTAAAAAGATGACTCCTCTGGACTCTCCTTCACCGGGATCAG CTGAAGGTGTAACATCTCCAGACGACACCATGAATGCAGGCGGCCCTCCAGAAACTACCGAGCCTTGTTTTGTCCTAGCAATGGGGTGCAATCTGACTACAGCGCAGAAGGCACAAATCGACGCACTCGTGAAGAAAGTTAGGCCTGTAATTCCATTTTACATCACAGCCATGAACAAGACAAGTATGTCTGGACCTCTG GTCATCTGCAAGGATTATGCTGCCAAATACCTTCCACATGAAGACCAATTCATCACACTCTGCCATCCTCGTAAGAGCAACATATGGTTAGACAATTTGAAGGTTACCACTGATGGTTCAGGCATGCTTTCTGCTGGCTGGTCAAGCTTCGCTCTCCACAATGAGTTGCGGGAAAGTGATGTTTGTGTATTCGAAGTATCAAAAAGCGCTGGTGAAATGACAATGGTTGTTCATTCTCTTGAAGGAGGCCATCACCTACAAG GGAAAGAGCCCGAATCTCAAAACAAGTGCGATTATCCTGTTAAGGGCAAGGCGATCAAGGAAGCTGAGAGTGACCATAAACATGCTGAGTCCAAGTCCAACTACTACTACTCAAAGTATGCCAAGGGCCTGACTGGCGAGGAGCTAGAGGAGATATTCAGGTCAGCGTTGATCCAACAGGGCAATGTGGTATACGTCACCATCCTGGGGAAGAATCAAGTTAGAATCAAGAACAACTTGCTG ACCTTCCCCGGGAAGTTTGCAGCTAAGCATCTCGTGGAGAGGTCGCATGACATCCTGCTCCTGAGGCCCAACCGGAGTGAGACGTGGTGTGCGAGATACTACTACCACCCGAAAGAACAGGGTTTCAGCTACAGTTCCTGGACCAAGTTCGTCCGAGACAACAAGCTGTGCAAGGGCCACGTCTGCGTCTTCGAGCTGATGAAGGGCGTGAGTAAGGCGACAATGATTGTCCACGTGTTCACAAAGGTCGATGGCAGGTTCGTTCTGCTAGACTAA
- the LOC123115755 gene encoding uncharacterized protein, translating into METSAVPEATEAWPPMENDENQKPFPLTGPALLSFLKAVSDVSVTPITVLNVYSAACVLTRAETSVNIVLKAAFLGLPFSILPILLITRRIIRVVEQGGCSMDIGALLVLSQFIYIYVLGGVTMMTTFQESRILVASVTIVLICICIKIWVCLSNHPKFLMVISSNRVDLKNSLDMISVQSIANVTNTKGAAEMGPEHSMRANLIKISLNICFVLYLVFYIGFMLVLAIVAEKWWHALLGIAVMSPIHVSGLCLICYLKKTGLSWYTPWSVQTVTMILVANWQHLETCNPVCE; encoded by the exons ATGGAGACTTCCGCTGTCCCTGAGGCGACTGAG GCCTGGCCTCCTATGGAAAATGATGAAAATCAGAAGCCATTTCCGTTGACCGGACCG GCATTACTGTCGTTTCTAAAGGCAGTTTCAGATGTATCAGTCACACCAATCACAGTTCTCAATGTATACAGTGCCGCTTGCGTCCTCACGCGGGCAGAAACTTCTGTAAACATCGTACTGAAGGCTGCATTTCTGGGACTTCCATTCTCGATTCTACCAATTTTGTTGATCACACGCCGCATCATTAGGGTGGTTGAGCAAGGTGGCTGCAGTATGGATATTGGAGCCTTACTTGTTTTATCTCAGTTTATATATATCTATGTGCTTGGGGGCGTGACCATGATGACGACGTTTCAAGAATCAAGAATTCTCGTGGCTTCGGTGACCATTGTACTTATTTGCATTTGCATCAAGATCTGGGTTTGTCTTTCCAACCATCCAAAG TTTTTGATGGTCATCAGTTCCAACCGAGTAGATCTCAAGAACAGTCTTGACATGATTTCAGTTCAGAGCATCGCCAATGTGACCAACACCAAGGGTGCGGCAGAGATGGGCCCCGAGCACTCTATGCGGGCCAATTTAATTAAGATCTCCCTT AACATTTGCTTCGTGCTGTATCTAGTGTTCTACATTGGCTTCATGCTCGTGTTGGCCATTGTTGCTGAGAAATGGTGGCATGCGCTGCTGGGCATCGCCGTCATGTCACCAATCCATGTGTCCGGGCTCTGCTTGATATGTTATCTGAAAAAGACGGGCTTATCATGGTACACACCATGGAGCGTCCAGACGGTGACGATGATCTTGGTTGCAAATTGGCAGCATCTGGAAACGTGCAATCCAGTGTGCGAATGA